The Caenorhabditis elegans chromosome I genome includes the window atttatttattatttttcttttcaggtAGCTACGACGGGCATAACGGAGCCGTGTGGGATATCGACGTCTCATGGGACACTACCAAGTGTGTCACCGCGTCCGGAGACCTCACCGTGAAGATTTGGgatgccgagctcggcaactGCCTCTACACAATCAACCATCAGACTCCGATGAAGTCGTGCGGATTCTCGTATTCAGGAAATTTGGTGTGCTTCACCACACAAAAGATGACAAAGAATCTCTCGACGTTCCAAGTCCGAGATCTTCGTGATTCAAGTCAAATGGTTGAGGGTGGAGAGTCATTCTTCTACTCACAATTCGATGTGAACGCCACGACCGCACTTTTCACTCAGATGGATGACCTCGTGACGATCGGATTCGAGTCTGGACTCCTTCAGCAGTACGATTTGAGAAATCCGGATACACCAATTCACACTAACGAGAGTGTTCATCGTGTTCGTCATTTTTTCGTTGTTCTCTGGAGCGCTTGCTGACACTTTACGATCTCCtgaattggcggaaattttattgctaatttttggtttttattgttGTGGGGAAACATTATTAGAGCCGAAAGTGTGtacaatttggaaaattggcgaaatttcGCATTAAAAAACCGTGCGCGGCACAGTTGCGAAGAAGGCGTGCCAGGGTTGCATCCTGACTCCGCACACAagattaaaaccaaaaattcgaagaaataatttagttttctcgaaaaatggaacaaaatcggcagttttttcgatttgaaagccgtgaaaatctcattttgaagagaaaaagcAGCAAAATCCGGCAGTGATTGATTATTTTgattattctaatttttttcaatgaaaaaaccaattaaatcaattaaaactgtatttttctctacaaaaaatgtatattttaaaattctgaaatcaaaaaactccCGATTTTTGATGTAAAACCTTAAATTTTACGCGTTTTCGAGTCGTATAAAGCTTCCCAACAACAATatccatcaaaaatttatattaatttccaTAGAAAccaaaattagcaaaaaaacctTATTTCCCGTGGAAACAAAATTCCGCGAATTCGGGAGTTCGTGAGGTGtcagcaagcgcgctccaatgattATAAGACCGAGGCTCCACGAAATTCAAGATCTTGTGGAATTCCGGATCTGGCACCGTaccaactcaaaaaaaattaacgcaatttttctggaaaaaatcctgacaacgatgctccgatgttacgcatcgcgtgttgtttagcgttTTTCctgaagaaaatttaaaaaaaaaccacatttttcttcgagaaaactgcgaaaactgcagttggcacggtgccagatcCGGAATTCGACGAGATCTTTAATCCGTGGTGCCTCCGtgatttctaaaataatttcaaaaaaaaaatttcccaaaatttcagtaCAGCGTCCAAGATCTCCAACTATCACCACGCGGCGATTTCCTGATCTCCGCTTCACGCGACAAGACGGCCGCCCTGCTCGACGTGAACGATCTGAAAAAGCTGAAACAATACAAATCCGAGCGTCCCGTCAACTCGGCATGCATCTCACCGAATCGCGATCACATTTGCCTTGGAGGAGGAGAAGACGCGATGCAGGTCACACAGACGTCTGTCTCTGCTGGACACTTTGAAGCCAAGATCTATCATATGGTGTTCGAAGAGGAATTCGCCAGATTCAAGGGACATTTCGGACCGATTAACACGATGGCCTGGCATCCATCGGGCACAATTATCGCGACTGGAGGAGAAGACGGTATGGGGAttccactgcaactttttttttgaacgagggacgaggaaatgcggtttctaggccatgacCGAGGATCCGACAAGATTTATCAGcaatttatcttgctttgttttccgcgttttttcttttatttttcaccgaTGTTtcccccgttttttcttattaaaactgatgaagaaatattgtttttgcagatgctaaaataattttcaagtgaaaaaattgtgaattcagccggcaagtagcggtggaagtggtcaatgtaatatgatggattacgggaatactaAACCTAAACTTTCTTCCAAAACATGCTATaaatgctgcttagatgctgaaactacctgattttaataacgagaccgctgaaaaagttttgagattttcaaaattcaacctttttggcgaaaaagtcgagatttttccacaaaatgttgaattttgaaaatctcaaaaaactttttcagcggtctcgttattaaaatcaggtagtttcagcctctaagcagcatatgtatcatgtttcgaaaaaagtttagtgtttagtattcccgtaatccatcatattacattgaccactttcaccgctacttgccggctgaattcacaatttttttcacttggaaattattttagcatctggttttaaaaaaatttatttatcagttttaataagaaaaaaacgggggaaaaatcggtgaaaaataaaagaaaactcgCGGAAAACATTGCAAGATAAATTGCCGATAAATCTTGTCGGatcctcggccatggcctagaaaccgcatttcctcgtccctcgttcaaaaaaaagttgcagtgcgatttgaggatttttcatataaaaattcaaaaattattgatttttttccaggttACATCAGAATTCAAGAGTTCGACGAGGACTACCTCGGCTTCACCtacgatttttaatttgttctaCGTTTTCGTTTTCTTCCTGTTTCCCGGGCGATcgtatttgccaaaaaaagacCGTTTCCCCCTTTTTCCTACTCGTTCCTGTTGAAAACCGCCTAATTTTAGAGTTTAAATGACGAATTTAAGCCTATGCAGTTCGgaaaacctttaaaatttatcaaattctaaaattacGCGGTGgtgattttctgttttttccattttttccatatttaagATCAATTTTCGGTGgcttttaattgttttttttttcataaataaatattattttgagttaaaattgATCTATTCCCTCGAATTTCTTGGTTTTAATCTccaattattatatttttaaaaaaaattaattttttctcaattaaaaattaagaaaaattgtgGGCGGAGTCAGAATGCAACCCTGGCACGCTTTTTTCGCAACTGCCGCGCACGATTTttcctgcaatttttaaatatttttacccaattttcagcgttttcaATGCCTCACACAAACGGAAAAGGCGGCGGAGCACAGAAATGGGCTGGaaataataaaagaaaacgaaatttcGATGGCGAGCAGGATCCAAGTGTCAGAAAAGCGTTGAAGGAGAAGCGGCttctgaaaaagagaaaacaggATTTAAAGGGACAGGAGGAGACAATGCTCGACGAAGTTGAGCAGAAATATCAGGAAATGCTCAAGGTAGctctaaaaaatagtttttttattaaaaaatcgatttttccagaaaagctCCCGCACATTTCTCCGCTTCGAGGATTTCCCGCTCTCCTGGAGGACACTGGAGGGTCTCAAGGATAATGACTACACAAAACCCACAGAAATCCAACGGGACACGATTGCCTACTCTCTGACCGGCTCAGATGTCGTCGGAGCCGCAAAAACCGGCAGCGGAAAGACTCTGGCACTGGTGATCCCCGTGCTGGAGGCTCTTTGGCGAGCAAAATGGTCTCCAGACTATGGTCTCGGAGCGCTAATCATTTCACCGACACGAGAGCTGGCTCTTCAGACATTTAGCACAATTAACGCCGTCGGAGCCCATCACGGATTCTCGTGTGGCTTGGTTATCGGCGGAAGTGACGTGGCATTCGAGAGAAATCGCATCAGCGGGATTAATATCATCGTTTGCACACCGGGACGTCTCCTACAACACATGGATGAGAATGCTCAAATGAGCTGTGATTCGCTTCAAGTTTTGGTGCTCGACGAGGCGGATCGAATGCTTGATATGGGATTCTCGAAGCAGCTCAACTCGATCATTAATAATTTGCCCGCGGAACGTCAGACGCTGCTCTTTTCGGCTACTCAGACACGAAATGTCAAGGATTTGTGCAGAGTTTGCACAAATGTGAGGGATTTCGcccggaaaattgaaataattccGGAATGGTTCATTAATTGAATAGGAACacggaaaaatcggcaatttaaaCACGTTTTCCACGTCTAAGAATTCGATTAATTTcccaaaatctcaatttttgcttaaaaatttattctcaaattttaacactaaaaaaaatccagaaactaatttttccgtgccttaaaactcaattttcttggaaaataactctcaattttcaaaaatttgcatgaaattcgtccaaaaaacttctaaaatgacttttttcgattaaaatttaaaagttcggCTCTTTTGCGACAAAAATGCGGTGATAAGCTTctctttttacttttttgatatgaaaatctgcaaaaactgGTCAATTTTAAGTCAGAAAATTGGTATTTCACaccaaaataccaaaattggCCATaaaatacggtatccggtctcgacacgacaatttttgttcaatacaAATggctgtgcgcctttaaagagtactgtaactttgaatttttgttgtaGTGGAGtggaatttatatttttgttgattaaaaaattgagatgaaactcaaattttaaccgaaaaaaaaagaaaattccatGCTGcaacgaaaatttggaattacaGTAATCGCTTAAAGACGCACACCCGTTTgtatttaccaaaaaattgtcgtgtcgagaccgggtaccgtactTTGGACCAATTTTGGTCTCTCCGgctgaaatacaatttttctgacaTAAAATTGGCaagtttttgcagaatttcatacagaaaaagtgaaaagagaaGCTTATCACAGCATTTTTGTCGCAAAAAAGCCGAtcttttttaatcgaaaaagataattttataagatttttggacgattttcaagctaattttcgaaaattcagccgttttctttcatttttcgagttattatcttagaaaattgagtttaaaGGCaaggaaaaattagtttttagattttttaagtgttaaaatttgagaataaatgtttttgaaacatcaaaaaaacac containing:
- the eif-3.I gene encoding Eukaryotic translation initiation factor 3 subunit I (Confirmed by transcript evidence); the encoded protein is MRPLSLKGHERALTRVRFNREGDLTFSCAKDKKPCVWYTENGERIGSYDGHNGAVWDIDVSWDTTKCVTASGDLTVKIWDAELGNCLYTINHQTPMKSCGFSYSGNLVCFTTQKMTKNLSTFQVRDLRDSSQMVEGGESFFYSQFDVNATTALFTQMDDLVTIGFESGLLQQYDLRNPDTPIHTNESVHRYSVQDLQLSPRGDFLISASRDKTAALLDVNDLKKLKQYKSERPVNSACISPNRDHICLGGGEDAMQVTQTSVSAGHFEAKIYHMVFEEEFARFKGHFGPINTMAWHPSGTIIATGGEDGYIRIQEFDEDYLGFTYDF
- the eif-3.I gene encoding Serine-threonine kinase receptor-associated protein (Confirmed by transcript evidence), whose amino-acid sequence is MQVTQTSVSAGHFEAKIYHMVFEEEFARFKGHFGPINTMAWHPSGTIIATGGEDGYIRIQEFDEDYLGFTYDF